From one Caldithrix abyssi DSM 13497 genomic stretch:
- a CDS encoding glutamine synthetase III yields MPSVREQIALELITPSPRTYEQLKPFQFGENTFNDRVMREKLPKDVYKKLIKTIKAGEKLDLSIANSVAHAMKEWAISKGVTHFTHWFQPQTGLTAEKHDSFYEVESDGQIIERFKGDQLVQGEPDASSFPSGGMRATFEARGYTMWDPSSPAFIVEGPNGGGILCIPSVFISYNGEALDKKTPLLRSMDAINRSGLALLKLFGNKTATRVVPTVGTEQEYFLIDKRFFNLRPDLRVAGRTLLGAEPPKGQQLEDHYFGSIKERVLAFMQDAENELYRLGVPAKTRHNEVAPHQFEIAPIFAEMNIGADRNQLIMEVLKRVAARHGLALLLHEKPFKGVNGSGKHNNWSLSDSQGNNLLDPGKTPEENLQFLVFLVSVLKAVNDYGDLLRASIASAGNDHRLGANEAPPAIMSVFLGERLTEILDDIKAGKEIKRTEEFIIDLGISQLPSILRDNTDRNRTSPFAFTGNKFEFRAVGSSASISMPNIFLSAAVADSIDIIIKDIQKELEKGTEFKAAVLSVLRKFIIETERIRFEGNNYSKEWEEEAEKRGLPNIKRTGYALAALIDPKNVAMLERQKVFSREELEARYHIKLEQYVKTLDIEADTICDMIQTKILPAAVEYQTRLAVAIKETHAVASVTNGLGLEILIDSLNKINATISELHQECQKLKALLKEGLTIEDIEKQARFFADRIVDQIEATRRPADQLEAIIPDELWPLPKYSEMLFML; encoded by the coding sequence ATGCCATCTGTACGCGAACAAATTGCTTTAGAGTTAATTACACCATCCCCCCGCACCTACGAACAATTAAAACCGTTTCAATTCGGTGAAAACACCTTTAATGATCGCGTGATGCGCGAAAAGCTGCCCAAGGATGTTTACAAAAAATTAATCAAAACCATTAAAGCCGGCGAGAAGCTGGATTTAAGTATTGCCAACAGCGTAGCGCACGCCATGAAGGAGTGGGCAATCAGCAAGGGCGTTACGCATTTTACACACTGGTTTCAGCCGCAAACCGGCTTAACGGCTGAAAAACACGATTCATTTTATGAAGTGGAAAGCGACGGGCAGATCATCGAGCGCTTTAAAGGGGACCAGCTTGTGCAGGGCGAACCCGACGCCTCTTCCTTTCCCAGCGGAGGCATGCGCGCCACTTTTGAAGCCCGCGGTTACACCATGTGGGACCCTTCCAGCCCGGCATTCATCGTCGAAGGGCCCAATGGCGGCGGTATTTTGTGTATTCCTTCGGTGTTCATCAGTTACAACGGAGAAGCCCTGGACAAAAAGACGCCGCTTTTGCGATCCATGGATGCCATTAATCGATCGGGACTGGCGCTTCTTAAGTTATTTGGCAATAAAACGGCAACTCGTGTGGTTCCAACGGTAGGCACGGAACAGGAGTATTTCTTAATCGACAAACGCTTTTTTAACCTCAGGCCGGATTTACGCGTGGCCGGCCGCACCTTGCTCGGCGCAGAGCCGCCCAAGGGTCAACAGCTGGAAGATCATTACTTTGGCTCCATCAAAGAACGCGTGTTGGCTTTTATGCAGGACGCTGAAAACGAGCTCTATCGCCTGGGCGTGCCAGCCAAAACCAGACATAACGAAGTAGCTCCGCATCAGTTTGAAATTGCGCCCATCTTTGCCGAGATGAATATAGGAGCCGACCGCAACCAGTTGATCATGGAAGTTTTGAAGCGAGTGGCTGCGCGTCATGGCCTGGCGTTATTATTACACGAAAAACCATTTAAAGGCGTTAATGGTAGCGGCAAGCATAACAACTGGTCATTATCTGACTCGCAGGGCAACAATTTACTGGATCCGGGGAAAACGCCGGAAGAAAATTTACAATTCCTGGTATTTCTGGTTTCGGTTTTAAAGGCGGTAAATGATTATGGCGATCTGCTGCGTGCCTCCATCGCTTCCGCCGGGAACGACCACCGCCTGGGCGCCAATGAAGCTCCCCCGGCCATTATGTCGGTCTTTCTGGGCGAGCGATTAACGGAGATACTGGATGATATTAAAGCAGGCAAAGAAATCAAACGCACCGAAGAATTCATCATCGACCTCGGGATCAGCCAGTTGCCATCTATTTTAAGGGACAACACCGACCGTAACCGAACGTCTCCATTTGCCTTCACCGGCAACAAGTTTGAATTCAGAGCGGTTGGTTCTTCGGCTTCCATTTCCATGCCCAATATCTTCTTAAGCGCCGCCGTGGCCGACTCGATCGATATTATTATCAAAGACATCCAGAAAGAACTGGAAAAAGGCACGGAGTTTAAAGCCGCCGTTCTTTCTGTGTTGCGCAAATTTATTATCGAGACCGAACGCATCCGCTTTGAAGGCAACAACTACAGCAAGGAATGGGAAGAAGAAGCGGAAAAGCGCGGTTTGCCCAATATTAAACGAACCGGTTACGCCCTGGCCGCTCTTATCGATCCCAAGAATGTGGCCATGCTGGAACGTCAAAAGGTATTTTCTCGCGAAGAGCTGGAAGCGCGTTACCATATTAAACTGGAACAATACGTAAAAACCTTAGACATCGAGGCCGATACGATCTGCGATATGATTCAAACGAAAATCTTACCGGCGGCCGTTGAATATCAAACCCGTTTAGCTGTAGCCATCAAAGAAACCCATGCCGTGGCCAGTGTGACCAATGGCCTGGGGCTGGAAATCCTGATCGACTCCTTAAACAAAATCAATGCAACGATCTCCGAATTGCATCAGGAGTGCCAAAAATTGAAAGCTCTGTTAAAAGAAGGGCTGACCATTGAAGATATTGAAAAACAGGCCAGATTCTTCGCCGATCGCATCGTCGATCAGATTGAAGCGACGCGCAGACCGGCCGATCAACTGGAAGCCATCATTCCCGATGAACTCTGGCCCCTACCAAAATATTCTGAAATGCTGTTTATGCTGTAA
- a CDS encoding sigma-54-dependent Fis family transcriptional regulator gives MDKFKKQRDTLIRKLSILEDINQTLSRSLNLKESFNAALNILFTRAKIKAGAVFLLDESDSLLRMEAHIGYDSPPDKVKYRLGEGLTGRIAQNKSPIVVPKVSKEPLFLNMMKGWNPRKDRELSFVGLPIISDYQLLGVLNVLLRYNPTRDLDTTLKFYKLVASALVQPIRLSNILLRERENLLNQKVRLDAQLKSEFNLNNIVGNSRSMQEVYEKVAQVARADTTVLIRGESGTGKELIAQAIHYNSLRSHKPFVRVNCGAIPETLIESEFFGHEKGAFTGAVKLKKGKFELADGGTIFLDEIGELSPMTQVKLLRVLQEQEFERVGGQETIRVDVRVIAATNADLEKLIEMGKFREDLYYRLNVFSIFLPPLRERKTDILLLADHFLLKYNRKHGKAIRRISTPAIDMLMRYHWPGNVRELENCMERAVLVCEDQVIHGYHLPPTLQTAESSNTTPRVSLQKAVENYEKDMIIDALKSTRGIVAKAARLLDSTERIINYKIKKYGIEVKRFKG, from the coding sequence ATGGATAAATTTAAAAAACAACGCGATACGTTAATTCGTAAACTTTCCATTTTAGAGGACATCAATCAGACGCTCAGTCGATCATTGAATTTGAAAGAGTCGTTTAATGCGGCTTTAAATATTCTCTTTACACGGGCTAAAATCAAAGCTGGCGCCGTCTTTTTGTTGGATGAAAGTGATTCGCTTCTAAGAATGGAAGCTCACATCGGCTATGATTCTCCGCCAGATAAAGTGAAATATCGGCTGGGCGAGGGGTTAACAGGGCGTATCGCTCAGAATAAATCGCCTATCGTAGTCCCTAAAGTCAGCAAAGAACCGCTCTTCTTAAATATGATGAAGGGATGGAATCCCAGAAAAGATCGTGAATTGAGTTTTGTTGGGCTTCCCATCATCAGCGACTACCAGTTGCTGGGCGTTTTAAATGTTTTATTGCGATATAATCCCACGCGTGATCTGGATACCACGCTTAAATTTTACAAGCTGGTGGCCTCGGCGCTGGTGCAGCCCATCCGTCTTTCCAATATTTTGTTAAGAGAGCGCGAAAATCTGCTCAACCAGAAGGTTCGTCTGGACGCTCAGTTGAAAAGTGAATTTAATCTGAACAATATTGTCGGTAACAGCCGCAGTATGCAGGAAGTTTATGAAAAAGTAGCGCAGGTGGCGAGAGCGGACACCACGGTTTTAATACGCGGTGAGAGCGGCACGGGTAAGGAGCTCATTGCCCAGGCCATTCATTACAACTCTTTGCGCTCGCACAAACCCTTTGTTCGCGTCAATTGCGGCGCCATTCCGGAAACATTGATCGAATCGGAATTCTTTGGCCACGAAAAAGGCGCTTTTACCGGCGCTGTGAAACTTAAAAAAGGAAAATTTGAGCTGGCAGACGGTGGTACTATTTTTTTGGATGAGATCGGCGAGTTGAGTCCCATGACCCAGGTTAAGTTGTTGCGCGTTTTACAGGAGCAGGAATTTGAACGTGTGGGCGGTCAGGAGACCATTCGAGTTGATGTGCGTGTGATCGCCGCTACCAATGCCGATCTGGAAAAATTAATCGAAATGGGTAAATTCAGAGAAGACCTCTATTATCGGTTGAATGTTTTTTCGATTTTCCTGCCGCCGTTGCGCGAAAGAAAAACGGACATCCTTTTATTGGCTGATCATTTTTTACTGAAATACAATCGAAAACACGGCAAGGCCATTCGCCGCATTTCAACCCCGGCTATCGATATGTTAATGCGCTATCACTGGCCGGGCAATGTGCGTGAGCTGGAGAACTGCATGGAGCGGGCGGTGCTGGTCTGTGAAGACCAGGTCATCCACGGTTACCATTTGCCGCCGACCCTGCAAACGGCAGAAAGCAGCAATACCACGCCTCGGGTTTCATTGCAGAAAGCTGTGGAAAATTACGAAAAAGATATGATCATCGATGCGCTGAAATCCACGCGGGGCATTGTGGCCAAAGCAGCCAGATTGCTGGACAGCACAGAAAGAATCATCAATTATAAAATTAAAAAGTACGGCATCGAGGTCAAACGCTTTAAAGGATAG
- a CDS encoding outer membrane beta-barrel protein, with translation MMKKYTLIFLFLLSLSAARGQDSSSVKFGLGFTLVDFRDMANTFFSYHYFSPNFSIPIVIKNMVRIEPSIGYFNRNIEFKSQENENDFYKVSDSNTHLGLGLFFLKQYAPLQVYWGSYFSYIISTEKQNDKDDRDTEEGDGYSIGPAFGMEYLFNKHFSLGGEIRAQYLKLVREEDSTRETADKDKITYHSFVTRALITLRFYF, from the coding sequence ATGATGAAAAAGTACACCCTTATCTTTCTGTTCCTTCTTAGCCTAAGCGCAGCCCGCGGTCAGGATTCTTCCAGTGTCAAATTCGGCCTTGGATTTACGCTGGTCGATTTTCGCGATATGGCCAATACCTTTTTTTCCTACCACTATTTTTCGCCCAATTTCTCGATACCGATTGTCATAAAAAACATGGTTAGAATTGAGCCGTCCATCGGTTATTTTAACCGGAACATCGAATTTAAATCCCAGGAAAATGAAAATGATTTTTACAAAGTTTCAGACTCCAATACGCATCTGGGGCTGGGACTTTTTTTTCTGAAGCAGTATGCTCCTCTGCAGGTATATTGGGGCAGCTATTTTTCCTACATTATTTCCACTGAAAAACAAAACGATAAAGACGATCGGGATACGGAAGAAGGAGACGGCTATTCGATTGGACCGGCATTTGGTATGGAGTATTTGTTTAACAAACATTTTAGTCTGGGTGGGGAAATCAGAGCCCAGTATCTTAAACTGGTTCGGGAAGAAGATTCAACGCGCGAAACAGCGGATAAGGATAAAATTACCTATCATAGTTTCGTAACCAGAGCTTTGATTACCTTACGGTTTTATTTTTAA
- a CDS encoding zinc-dependent alcohol dehydrogenase family protein, with translation MRAMVLNQITDLKENKTPLQLMELPDPEPADHEVLLKISTCGVCHTELDEIEGRTPPAYFPMVLGHQVVGKVVQLGSGVTQLKVGDRVGVPWIYSSCGHCEFCQRGEENLCPEFKATGRDVFGGYAELMVVHENFAHPIPEVFSDEEAAPLLCAGAIGYRSLRLTNLENGQRLGLTGFGASGHLVLKMVRHKYPDTEVYVFARSKNEQKFAMELGAVWAGDTEAEAPQKLHAIIDTTPVWKPIVEALKNLLPGGRLVINAIRKEDYDKDYLLKLDYPEHLWMEKEIKSVANVALRDVREFLELAAEIPIKPEYQTYSLEEANKALIELKERKIRGAKVLTIK, from the coding sequence ATGAGAGCCATGGTGCTTAATCAAATAACCGATTTAAAAGAAAATAAAACGCCCCTGCAATTAATGGAGCTGCCTGATCCTGAACCGGCCGATCATGAAGTTTTGCTGAAGATATCGACCTGTGGCGTATGTCATACGGAACTGGATGAGATCGAAGGCCGGACGCCGCCAGCTTATTTTCCCATGGTGCTGGGGCACCAGGTGGTCGGTAAAGTGGTGCAATTGGGGTCGGGAGTAACCCAATTAAAGGTCGGCGATCGTGTGGGCGTACCGTGGATTTATTCTTCCTGCGGGCATTGTGAGTTTTGTCAGCGCGGCGAAGAAAATCTTTGCCCGGAATTTAAGGCCACGGGACGCGATGTGTTTGGCGGTTACGCCGAGCTGATGGTGGTGCACGAGAATTTTGCCCATCCCATTCCGGAAGTCTTTAGCGACGAAGAAGCGGCTCCTTTGCTCTGCGCCGGCGCCATCGGCTATCGCTCCTTGCGGCTGACCAACCTTGAAAACGGTCAGCGGCTGGGCTTAACCGGCTTTGGCGCCTCCGGACACCTGGTGTTAAAAATGGTGCGGCACAAATATCCGGATACCGAGGTGTACGTATTTGCGCGCAGCAAAAACGAACAGAAATTTGCCATGGAGCTGGGCGCCGTGTGGGCCGGCGACACGGAGGCCGAAGCGCCACAAAAACTGCACGCCATTATCGACACAACTCCCGTCTGGAAGCCTATTGTTGAGGCTTTGAAAAATCTTTTGCCGGGCGGACGCCTGGTGATTAACGCCATTCGCAAAGAAGATTACGACAAAGACTATTTGCTTAAACTGGACTACCCCGAACATTTGTGGATGGAAAAGGAGATCAAGAGCGTGGCCAATGTGGCGTTGCGCGATGTGCGTGAGTTTTTAGAGCTGGCGGCCGAAATTCCCATTAAGCCGGAATACCAGACTTATTCTTTAGAAGAAGCCAACAAGGCGTTGATTGAGTTGAAAGAGCGCAAAATTCGCGGGGCAAAAGTGTTGACCATCAAATAA
- a CDS encoding metallophosphoesterase family protein, whose translation MKLIVLTDIHDHVLTIDRIGRELMEADLVLLAGDITTFGNERDARKIIEAIRNYNQNLLAVPGNCDPPAVDFYLKELGINLDNEWREIDGYFFWGLGGALPAPGKTPNELSEEQYELILKNLRLQIRQPEKLILLVHQPPFGTLADRLSDNQHVGSKALRRFVEEMQPLAYFTGHIHEGQSIDYIGRTVIVNPGPLRIGGFAKVCLKGDAVEVGLGEKKD comes from the coding sequence ATGAAACTGATTGTTCTGACCGATATTCACGATCATGTGCTGACCATTGACCGGATTGGCCGCGAGCTGATGGAAGCCGACCTGGTGCTTCTGGCCGGCGATATTACAACCTTTGGCAATGAACGGGATGCAAGGAAAATCATCGAAGCCATCCGCAATTACAATCAGAACCTCCTGGCCGTGCCCGGCAATTGCGATCCGCCGGCGGTTGATTTTTATTTAAAAGAGCTGGGCATCAATCTGGACAATGAATGGCGCGAGATCGATGGTTATTTTTTCTGGGGGCTGGGCGGAGCCCTGCCGGCCCCGGGCAAAACGCCAAACGAATTGAGCGAGGAACAGTACGAGCTGATTTTAAAAAATCTTCGCTTACAAATTCGCCAGCCAGAAAAATTGATCTTATTGGTGCATCAGCCGCCGTTCGGCACACTGGCCGATCGTCTTTCGGATAACCAGCATGTGGGCAGTAAAGCTTTGCGCCGCTTTGTGGAAGAGATGCAGCCGCTGGCCTATTTTACCGGCCACATTCATGAAGGGCAGAGCATTGATTACATCGGCCGGACGGTTATCGTTAATCCGGGACCGTTGCGCATCGGCGGATTTGCAAAAGTGTGTTTAAAGGGAGATGCGGTGGAGGTTGGGTTAGGGGAGAAAAAGGATTGA